The following proteins are co-located in the Candidatus Obscuribacterales bacterium genome:
- the dinD gene encoding DNA damage-inducible protein D, producing MQSDAINTLTVTFEAHAQKTENSIEYWLARDLQHLLGYSKWDNFLNVISKAKTSCEVSGHDIDDHFADVRKMVELGSGSQRQIDDIMLTRYACYLIAQNGDPKKQEIAFAQTYFAMQTRKAEMIEQRLLEAERVSARRKLTETEKELSKVIFEQTGSDRNFGLIRSKGDQALFGKSTKAMKAQWNVPEKRPLADFAPTIILKAKDFATEITIFNSRENQLGTEQEISAEHVINNDAVRQTLLERGIRPESLPPEEDVKKVERRLSSEQKKSSKNPETLDS from the coding sequence GACCGTTACCTTTGAAGCCCATGCTCAGAAAACAGAGAATAGCATCGAGTATTGGCTAGCTCGTGATCTCCAGCATCTGCTGGGATATTCAAAATGGGACAACTTTCTGAATGTTATATCGAAAGCAAAAACGTCCTGTGAGGTGTCTGGGCATGACATCGATGACCATTTTGCTGACGTCAGGAAAATGGTCGAACTTGGCTCAGGCAGCCAGCGCCAGATTGATGACATTATGCTGACGCGCTACGCCTGTTACCTGATTGCTCAGAATGGTGATCCGAAAAAGCAGGAAATTGCGTTTGCCCAGACCTACTTCGCAATGCAAACCCGCAAAGCGGAGATGATTGAGCAACGCTTACTTGAAGCCGAGCGAGTATCCGCACGCCGAAAGCTGACGGAGACCGAAAAAGAGCTGTCGAAAGTGATTTTTGAGCAGACGGGCAGCGATCGCAATTTTGGGTTAATTCGCAGCAAAGGTGATCAAGCGTTGTTTGGCAAATCAACCAAGGCGATGAAGGCGCAATGGAATGTACCGGAGAAGCGGCCCCTGGCTGATTTTGCACCCACTATCATTCTGAAAGCTAAGGATTTTGCCACGGAAATTACGATTTTTAATTCCCGCGAAAATCAATTAGGAACCGAGCAAGAGATTTCAGCGGAGCACGTTATCAATAATGACGCGGTTCGCCAGACGTTACTAGAACGGGGCATTCGTCCTGAATCATTGCCGCCAGAAGAAGATGTGAAAAAGGTGGAGCGTCGCTTATCGTCGGAACAGAAGAAGTCTAGCAAAAATCCTGAAACACTTGATTCTTAG